tacgctaccagctgtcccagatgGCATTGCTTTATGTTGATACTCTAAATGTGGTATAACTTGAAAACAAACTTAATACGACTGGATACCTGTGTTCCTCACGGAGGCTCGGAGTCCGGCGGAACCCTGGAGGACATCTACGTGGCCTCGGTTGAGACGGAGCGCGGAGTCAGGGAGCAGTTGCGGCTCTATGACACCAGGGGGCTCCACGACGGCCTCGAGCTGCCCAGGCATTACTACTCTGTGGCTGATGGCTTCGTGCTGGTCTACAGCATCGACAGCCTGGAGTCCTTCAAGAAGGTGGACCTTCTGAAGAAGGAGATAGACAGATCCAGAGACAAAAGAGAGGTGTGCTAATTTGAGGCCAGAATTTTGCGCTTTGTTTCTTAGTCATATCGAACTCCCTCACATTAATTCCCTCCCGCTGCCCGTACAGGTAATGGTCATCGTGCTGGGCAACAAGACGGACCTGCGGGACCGGCGGCAGGTGGACCAGGAGTCGGCCCAGCAGTGGGCACGGGGGGAGAAGGTGCGGCTCTGGGAGGTGAGCGTGGCGGACCGCAGCTCCCTCATGGAACCCTTCGCCGTACTCACCGGTCGGCTCACCCAGCCCCAGAGCAAGTCCTCCTTCCCGCTGCCTGGCCGCAAGAGCAAGGGGACGCCCTCCGGTGACATCTGACAAGGAGGGGTGTGGCCACAAGTGGCAGTTGGTTCACCTCCAGCACACAAAGCCAATGGACTGAGGgcttttgttttttaccacGGTCTTCTGCGGCCGGTCAGCGCCATCCGATACGGACGCTTGTACGGGCACAGGTACTGCCTGCCTCGCGTCGGATCCTTCGAGTCCTTCTTTTTGCGTTATTGTTGGCACTTAAAATCCATAAATAAAGGGTACAACATAGCAGAAAAATTCACGCAAAAATGCTCATGGTTTATGCATAATTATTTCCTATTAACAGAATAGCTTGAAATTAAGAACTGACCCTAAAATCACTATTCTGTGACCGAAATGAGAAAATTCATCAAACCTGTTAGACTCCACGCTGCCGCGTTTTCCAAGCACATTGTGAACCTTTTCTAACAAATTACTTTCCGTAAGTTAAAAAGTGATGCAAATGCCATGTGTAACCTAAGCACGGTGGCAACGGATGGCGTTAGTTTTATAGGACGAGGACGGCTCTGCCCTGCCACTCCTATACTCTGGGTTGCTCATTGTTGGAGGCCTGCTGAGGTACTGGTCCGTACACCTTAGGGCACCactgctttaaaatgacatgcaaaaacatggtaaaaatagcCATTCATGGCAGGGTTCTATTTATAAGAATAATTTACCTGACCTTAAATGCAGCACAAAATGTGACTTCCACTTTGCATTGCAAATGCTGCAGCTTTGAAGCGATGCAAGTCCAGTGACCCAGATTGAGCTCTGTGGGGGACCTTCATCACCTTACAGCAAAACGAGGAGACACGAGAAAGGCCTGCTGTGACACAGAGCCAGGATTGCACTAGAGACAACACAGACCCCATACCCAAGATCTAGACTCTTCCATTTGCTCTAATACTTCCCTTTTGCAGGAATTTTTAATACAACCTGAATTCTTATAGGTCGACTGTGGAATGGAATACATTAAGTGAAAGACTCACAATATGACAATCTGACAGCTGGAGTAGTACACTCCATGGTGTACTCaggtaaaatgtatttcaacCACTTACTTCCCTGAATGTCTCTGATCACCAGTAGAATCCAAATTAAATGTTTGCccaaaaaaaatggaagcattTCATAACTCATACTTTATTAAAAGTTCACAACGGAAATATCTTGCAGAGGGAACATGCTGTATTATAATTTTACAAGCAGTCAAATGTGAAGTTGGGAACCAAAACccataaagaaaacaaaaaaccttgTAAAGATGCTTTATTGCTGAGTTGTGTTACTAGTTGTAAGATAATTTAACAGAAGAGTCAGTGAAATGTGCAGAAGCAGGAATATGAAACAGCCACAACCCAACAGATgcccaccccagcccaccccaaAGTAGTTCCATGGCCTTGTGGATCCAAGGTGGTCCAGTTATGTGGCGTAGCGCTTGGTCCACTGTTTGGCTATCCTGTCGTGCTCGGCTCTGTTCGTTGTGTACTGCGAGGCGATGCTGCCGACAAGGGGATCCGCTGGGGATGGAGGCACAGTGTCAGTAAGAGCGCATGTGAACGCCGTCCCTGGCAGCAGGGGAGCAAAAACCAGGACAGCGCTTTCCAAATACAGGCCTCAGCCTACAGTTTGCTTTCAAAATAACCACAAGTTTCAAGCCTAAACTGTGCgagcagtgcttttttttttttcaaaaaaaaaaaaaaagaatcagagCTGTCATCAGTGAAAGATAAcaaaaaaggaggaagaaatgAGCCTGTTTGTGATGCACAAAAAGTGCTGAGCATGGCACTCTCCTGGGGAGCAGCAGTAAAGAAAAGCACAGTTCTGCTCTTAAAGCCTGCTCACCAGCAGAGTTTGTAAACAAGACATTGCAATTACAGTAAACCAGTGTAAACAGGGCTGTGTGTGCTTACAGAATTCACCATCAGCAAAGTATATGTCAGGCTTGCATGCAAGTGCCATTCTTactggggagaggaggggggggggaggtacAATAATGGGGCATCATTCATCTTTGTGAACCACAGCCTAATGAACATGCTGCCAATTCTAACatatttacagcttgtgtcaTGATataagagaggaaaaaaaagatgtaatttGCAGAGGCTGATAGAAAACAGATGCTGGAGGGAAAAGACGTGATGTACTACAGCACATGCCTCTGCTTACATCTCAGAACACTTAGTAAGGCAATTTGCAGGTGTGCATCTTGTGATGCACTGACTGTGCTCTAAACACCAATACTGGGACCCTCAGGGGGACATGTACTCTGATCTTACCAGGGTTGCAGTCGGTGAGCAGCGAGCAGATGGACAGCAGCACTTTGGAGATGGTCAGCGCTGGGCTCCAGTTGTCCTTCAGGATGTCCAGGCAGATCACACCCTGGCTGTTGATGTTGCAGTGGTAGATTCTCGTGCGAAATGTGACCTGGACAAGACCAGAGgtaagaaacattttaaacagtttcaTCTTATAAAACAAGTGTTGCTTTATtgctaaaaaagaaaatctatataaaaaaaaaaaagttaaataactgtgctataattaaaaaatgtaatttacaaaCCAAACTTggcattattattttaaagaccATTTCATGGCCACTTCTAAGGATAAATCTAACTCCACAAAAGTGTCTAAAGGACAATACAAACTGTTTAAGGCAGTTCCACACTTTTGTATATTGCTCTTAATTTACACTAGTTATTACTAAGGAAAACCTCTCCCTCTGTTGGAGGAAGGAGGAACTGCaacaaatactgaaaacaaTGGGCCAATGAAAGTGTCTAAACATTATTATTCCTTTTCTCATTCCTTTGACCAAGACAGCTTACAGTGTTGGACAATTAACTTCAGAATGATTTACTTTTATGCAGTGGGGTATTCCctacagctctaaccgctacaccacctgctaagTATTTACAAATCATATGAAATAAACCTGTGCAATGCATCTGCATTTTGAGtgttcaaatgtttaattttggaTGACATGATGGTTcagtgagtagtactgctgtctcccagcacccgtgtggtgtgagagaatgtgggtttgacaCCCACTCAGTCTTCTCTTTTTGTCTGCATATTTTCTCCAGGAGCTCCGGTTTCCtccacacagtccaaagacatgggagtccaggtgaactggagacGCTAAATTGGGCTTAATGT
This genomic interval from Scleropages formosus chromosome 23, fSclFor1.1, whole genome shotgun sequence contains the following:
- the nkiras1 gene encoding NF-kappa-B inhibitor-interacting Ras-like protein 1, producing MGKGCKVVLCGSASVGKTAIVEQLLYGNHCVGSESGGTLEDIYVASVETERGVREQLRLYDTRGLHDGLELPRHYYSVADGFVLVYSIDSLESFKKVDLLKKEIDRSRDKREVMVIVLGNKTDLRDRRQVDQESAQQWARGEKVRLWEVSVADRSSLMEPFAVLTGRLTQPQSKSSFPLPGRKSKGTPSGDI